Genomic window (Candidatus Eremiobacterota bacterium):
TCCGCAAAGAGGCTCGACGCTTGCAGCTCAACTCGACCTTCCGTACGGCGACGTCGCCGTAAGCATAGGTCTCGTGAACAGTCGAACCTCGGCGGTCGCTCAGGTTCAGCCGTCGGCCGTCTACGTGCTGCTTCACGGCATGAGCCAAACGGGACCGCGCCGGTCGCGCTGTGTAGGGCTGCCGTCCGTCTTAGCATCCAACGGAAAGAGTTGAGGCCGCTCAGGCGGAGGAGGTACGTACCGGGACGGAGCTCGTCGAGCCGAACATGCGATCGCCGGCGTCGCCGAGGCCGGGGACGATGTAGCCGTGATCGTTCAGGCGCTCGTCGACGGCGGCGGTGACGATGCGCACGCCGGGGTGCTCGCGCGTCAGCGTCGCGATGCCTTCGGGAGCGGCGATGATGCAAACGAATACCGGCGTCTTTGCGCCGCGCTGCGCGAGCGTCGCGAGCGCCGCCGAGCCGGAGTGGCCGGTGGCGAGCATGGGGTCGAGGACGAAGACGTCGCGCGATGCAAGATCGTCGGGCAGGTTCGCGTAGTACGGGATCGCGGCGAGGGTCTTCGGGTCGCGGTAGAAACCGAGGTGCGCGACGACCGCGTCGTCGACGACGGCGAGAAACCCGGGCAGCAAACCAAGACCCGCGCGCAGGATCGGCGCGACGACCGGGCGCGTCGCGATGCGGTGCACCTTCGCCAGCGCGACCGGCGTTTGCAGCTCGAGCTCGGTCATCGGCAACTCGCGCGTCGCCTCGTACGCCAGCAGCTGGCCGAGCTCTTCGACCAGCCGGCGGAAGACCGGCGTCGGCGTCGTCGAGTCGCGCAGCCGCGCGAGACGGTCCTGAACCGCGGGGTGGTCGACGATCAGCGGCGAGCGCGCAGACGGCACGAGTCTTTCATCGCGCCAGGGGAGCGCTCGCCCTGCAACCTCGCGCGACGCGTCGAATACGAGGGACCATGCAGCGCCGCCGTTTCATCGCCTCGTCCGCCGCCGCGCTCGGCGCGGCCTCCGCGCCCGCCCGCATCCGCGCGGCCGCGCCGGCGCTGCTCTCGGCAGCGCAGCGCGCGCCGATCGAAGACGCCGTCGGGAAGGCGATGGCGGCGAGCGGGACGCGCGGCGTGAGCGTCACCGTCGCGCGCGCGGGCGAGGTGGTCTACGCGAAGGGATTCGGCGTGCGCGACGTGCAGGGGCCGCTGCCGGTCGACCCCGCGACGATCTTTGCGATCGGCTCGATAACCAAGCAGTTCACCGCCGCGGCGATCATGCTGCTGGCGCGCGAGCACCGGCTGAGCCTCGACGAGAAAGCCGCCGCGTACGTCCCGCTCGCGCCGCACGCGACCGAGTACACGGTGCGGCAGCTGCTGCAGCAAACGACGGGGCTCGCGAACTACACCTCGGTCCCCGGCTTTCTCACCAGCGTCGCGGAGTCGCGCACGATCACGCCGGAAGGCATTCTCGCGCTGATCGCGCGCGCACCGCTCGGGTTCACGCCCGGCACGCGCTTCGAGTACAGCAACACCAACTACGTCGTCCTCGGCACCATTATCGAAGCGCTCGCGCGCGTGCCGTACGGCCGCTTCGTGCACGAGCGCATCGCGCAGCCGCTCGGCCTCACGCACCTTACGTTCGGGCCGCCGCCGGCCGGCAGCGACCTCGCGCGCGGCTACGAGCCGCAGACCGGTGCGACCGCGGTGACGCCGTGGACGCCGCAGGCGACGTACGCCGCGGGTGGGATCTACGCAGCACCTGCGGATCTCGTGCGCTGGGACGAAGCGTTCTTCGGCGGCCGTTTGCTCGATGCCGCCACCGTGCGCGCGATGACGACGCCGCCGCAGCTCCCCGGCGGCGCGCACACCGACTACGCGATGGGTTGGGTGCGGCAAGAGCTCGACGGCCATCCGACGATCTGGCACAACGGCGGCGTGATCGGCGCGCACACGCGCAACTCCTACTTTCCCGAGCAGCGCATCGAAGTGCTCGTGTTCGCCAACTCCGCCGGATTCGACGAGACCCGCGTCATCCGCGAAGCCTTCCGCGCGCTCGTTCCGCCCACGGAGGCACAGCTCGCCGCGGAGCGCGCCCGCGAGACGCAGCCCGCGCCCGGCGAAGATTCCGCGATCACCACCGCCGCGCGCGCGGAGTACGAGCGCTGGCGCGCCGGCAAGGTCGACCTGTCGCGCTACAACGCGACCGCGCGCGCGGCGTTCACCGATGCCACCGTGCAGCAGGTCGCCGCCGGCCTGTCCGCGCTCGGCGCCCCGACCGCGTTCGTGTTCGGCGGAAAGCAGTCGCTCCCGGGGAACGCCGGAACCGCGTACATCTATCGCGTCAGCACGCCGAACGGCGCCGTCCAG
Coding sequences:
- a CDS encoding beta-lactamase family protein, with protein sequence MQRRRFIASSAAALGAASAPARIRAAAPALLSAAQRAPIEDAVGKAMAASGTRGVSVTVARAGEVVYAKGFGVRDVQGPLPVDPATIFAIGSITKQFTAAAIMLLAREHRLSLDEKAAAYVPLAPHATEYTVRQLLQQTTGLANYTSVPGFLTSVAESRTITPEGILALIARAPLGFTPGTRFEYSNTNYVVLGTIIEALARVPYGRFVHERIAQPLGLTHLTFGPPPAGSDLARGYEPQTGATAVTPWTPQATYAAGGIYAAPADLVRWDEAFFGGRLLDAATVRAMTTPPQLPGGAHTDYAMGWVRQELDGHPTIWHNGGVIGAHTRNSYFPEQRIEVLVFANSAGFDETRVIREAFRALVPPTEAQLAAERARETQPAPGEDSAITTAARAEYERWRAGKVDLSRYNATARAAFTDATVQQVAAGLSALGAPTAFVFGGKQSLPGNAGTAYIYRVSTPNGAVQYVYALDAEGKIAAISFRPEP
- the upp gene encoding uracil phosphoribosyltransferase; this translates as MPSARSPLIVDHPAVQDRLARLRDSTTPTPVFRRLVEELGQLLAYEATRELPMTELELQTPVALAKVHRIATRPVVAPILRAGLGLLPGFLAVVDDAVVAHLGFYRDPKTLAAIPYYANLPDDLASRDVFVLDPMLATGHSGSAALATLAQRGAKTPVFVCIIAAPEGIATLTREHPGVRIVTAAVDERLNDHGYIVPGLGDAGDRMFGSTSSVPVRTSSA